One genomic region from Ammospiza caudacuta isolate bAmmCau1 chromosome 1, bAmmCau1.pri, whole genome shotgun sequence encodes:
- the LOC131566970 gene encoding feather beta keratin-like, translating into MPQGHGTRLSHPSRTSIKTSPERLSLTHFTRSLLLPHLKITTGTLYTTPMACNSLCSPCGPTPLANSCNEPCALQCQDSHVIINPSPVMVTLPGPIMTSFPQNTAVGSTSSAALGTELNAQGQPISGGFGGFGLGYGLGGLGCYGRRGYGSIC; encoded by the exons atGCCCCAAGGCCATGGGACAAGGCTGTCCCACCCCTCCAGAACCAGCATAAAAACCAGCCCAGAGCGTCTCTCACTCACACACTTCACCAGAAGCCTTCTCCTCCCGCACCTGAAGATTACCA CAGGCACCCTCTACACCACACCCATGGCCTGCaacagcctctgcagtccctgcggACCCACCCCGCTGGCCAACAGCTGCAacgagccctgtgccctgcaatgcCAGGATTCCCACGTCATCATCAACCCTTCCCCTGTGATGgtcaccctgccaggacccatcatgacctccttcccccagaacaCCGCCGTCGGATCCACCTCCTccgctgctctgggcactgagctcaatgcccagggacagcccatcTCTGGCGGATTTGGTGGCTTTGGCCTTGGCTACGGCCTGGGAGGCCTGGGCTGCTATGGCAGAAGGGGCTATGGCTCCATCTGCTAA
- the LOC131560912 gene encoding feather beta keratin-like produces the protein MTHHAVTGKSRSQQNASGSGDNAVLPLQDQHKSSPVPLSLTHISSALFCLILSLPGTLHTTPMACYNRCSPCGPTPLANSCNEPCALQCQDSHVIINPSPVLVTLPGPIMTSFPQNTAVGSTSSAALGTELNAQGQPISGGFGGFGLGYGLGGLGCSGRRGYGYIC, from the exons ATGACTCACCATGCTGTGACAGGCAAGAGCCGCAGCCAACAAAATGCCTCAGGGTCTGGGGACAACGctgtcctgcccctccaggACCAGCATAAAAGCAGCCCAGTGCCTCTCTCCCTCACGCACATCTCTT CAGCCCTGTTTTGCCTCATCCTCTCTCTTCCAGGCACCCTCCACACCACACCCATGGCCTGCTACAACCGCTGCAGTCCCTGTGGACCCACCCCGCTGGCCAACAGCTGCAacgagccctgtgccctgcaatgcCAGGATTCCCACGTCATCATCAacccttcccctgtgctggtcaccctgccaggacccatcatgacctccttcccccagaacaCCGCCGTCGGATCCACCTCCTccgctgctctgggcactgagctcaatgcccagggacagcccatcTCTGGCGGATTTGGTGGCTTTGGCCTTGGCTACGGCCTGGGaggcctgggctgctctggcagaAGGGGCTATGGCTACATCTGCTAA
- the LOC131567339 gene encoding feather beta keratin-like, which translates to MACYNRCSPCGPTPLANSCNEPCALQCQDSRVIIDPSPVLVTLPGPIMTSFPQNTAVGSTSSTALGTELSVQGQPISGGFGGFGLGYGLGGLGCYGRRGYGSIC; encoded by the coding sequence ATGGCCTGCTACAACCGCTGCAGTCCCTGCGGACCCACCCCGCTGGCCAACAGCTGCAacgagccctgtgccctgcaatgcCAGGATTCCCGCGTCATCATCGacccttcccctgtgctggtcaccctgccaggacccatcatgacctccttcccccagaacaCCGCTGTCGGATCCACCTCCtccactgctctgggcactgagctcagtgtgcagggacagcccatctCTGGTGGATTTGGTGGCTTTGGCCTTGGCTACGGCCTGGGAGGCCTGGGCTGCTATGGCAGAAGGGGCTATGGCTCCATCTGCTAA
- the LOC131566758 gene encoding feather beta keratin-like, with amino-acid sequence MACYNRCSPCGPTPLANSCNEPCALQCQDSRVIIDPSPVLVTLPGPIMTSFPQNTAVGSTSSAALGTELNAQGQPISGGFGFGLGYGLGGLGCSGRRGYGSIC; translated from the coding sequence ATGGCCTGCTACAACCGCTGCAGTCCCTGCGGACCCACCCCGCTGGCCAACAGCTGCAacgagccctgtgccctgcaatgcCAGGATTCCCGCGTCATCATCGacccttcccctgtgctggtcaccctgccaggacccatcatgacctccttcccccagaacaCCGCCGTCGGATCCACCTCCTccgctgctctgggcactgagctcaatgcccagggacagcccatcTCTGGCGGATTTGGCTTTGGCCTTGGCTACGGCCTGGGaggcctgggctgctctggcagaAGGGGCTATGGCTCCATCTGCTAA
- the LOC131560990 gene encoding feather beta keratin-like codes for MPQGHGTRLSRPSRTSIKASPEPLSLTHFSSSLLLPGTLHTTPMACYNRCSPCGPTPLANSCNEPCALQCQDSRVIIDPSPVLVTLPGPIMTSFPQNTAVGSTSSAALGTELNAQGQPISGGFGFGLGYGLGGLGCYGRRGYGSIC; via the exons ATGCCCCAAGGCCATGGGACAAGGCTGTCCCGCCCCTCCAGAACCAGCATAaaagccagcccagagcctctCTCCCTCACACACTTCTCCTCaagccttctcc TTCCAGGCACCCTCCACACCACACCCATGGCCTGCTACAACCGCTGCAGTCCCTGCGGACCCACCCCGCTGGCCAACAGCTGCAacgagccctgtgccctgcaatgcCAGGATTCCCGCGTCATCATCGacccttcccctgtgctggtcaccctgccaggacccatcatgacctccttcccccagaacaCCGCCGTCGGATCCACCTCCTccgctgctctgggcactgagctcaatgcccagggacagcccatcTCTGGCGGATTTGGCTTTGGCCTTGGCTACGGCCTGGGAGGCCTGGGCTGCTATGGCAGAAGGGGCTATGGCTCCATCTGCTAA
- the LOC131566206 gene encoding feather beta keratin-like translates to MPQVHGTRLSHPSRTSIKASPAPLSHTHFSSSLLLLLLLITSPLSLPGTLHTTPMACYNRCSPCGPTPLANSCNEPCALQCQDSRVIINPSPVMVTLPGPIMTSFPQNTAVGSTSSAALGTELNAQGQPISGGFGFGLGYGLGGLGCYGRRGYGYIC, encoded by the exons ATGCCCCAAGTCCATGGGACAAGGCTGTCCCACCCCTCCAGAACCAGCATAAAAGCCAGCCCAGCACCTCTCTCCCACACACACTTCTCCTCAAGCCTTCTCCTCCTACTCCTGCTGATAACCAG CCCTCTCTCTCTTCCAGGCACCCTCCACACCACACCCATGGCCTGCTACAACCGCTGCAGTCCCTGCGGACCCACCCCGCTGGCCAACAGCTGCAacgagccctgtgccctgcaatgcCAGGATTCCCGCGTCATCATCAACCCTTCCCCTGTGATGgtcaccctgccaggacccatcatgacctccttcccccagaacaCCGCCGTCGGATCCACCTCCTccgctgctctgggcactgagctcaatgcccagggacagcccatcTCTGGCGGATTTGGCTTTGGCCTTGGCTACGGCCTGGGAGGCCTGGGCTGCTATGGCAGAAGGGGCTATGGCTACATCTGCTAA
- the LOC131560376 gene encoding feather beta keratin-like, whose translation MACYNRCSPCGPTPLANSCNEPCALQCQDSRVIINPSPVMVTLPGPIMTSFPQNTAVGSTSSAALGTELNAQGQPISGGFGGFGLGYGLGGLGCYGRRGYGSIC comes from the coding sequence ATGGCCTGCTACAACCGCTGCAGTCCCTGCGGACCCACCCCGCTGGCCAACAGCTGCAacgagccctgtgccctgcaatgcCAGGATTCCCGCGTCATCATCAACCCTTCCCCTGTGATGgtcaccctgccaggacccatcatgacctccttcccccagaacaCCGCCGTCGGATCCACCTCCtcggctgctctgggcactgagctcaatgcccagggacagcccatcTCTGGCGGATTTGGTGGCTTTGGCCTTGGCTATGGCCTGGGAGGCCTGGGCTGCTATGGCAGAAGGGGCTATGGCTCCATCTGCTAA
- the LOC131560371 gene encoding feather beta keratin-like, translated as MPQGHGTRLPHPSRISIKASPEPLSLTHFFSSLLLLPTTRTLHTTPMACYNRCSPCGPTPLANSCNEPCALQCQDSRVIIDPSPVLVTLPGPIMTSFPQSTAVGSTSSAAVGTELSVQGQPISGGFGGFGGFGYGRGFGYGLGGLGCYGRRGYGYIC; from the exons ATGCCCCAAGGCCATGGGACAAGGCTGCCCCACCCCTCCAGGATCAGCATAaaagccagcccagagcctctCTCCCTCACACACTTCTTCTCaagccttctcctcctgccaACAACCAG GACCCTCCACACCACACCCATGGCCTGCTACAACCGCTGCAGTCCCTGCGGACCCACCCCGCTGGCCAACAGCTGCAacgagccctgtgccctgcaatgcCAGGATTCCCGCGTCATCATCGacccttcccctgtgctggtcaccctgccaggacccatCATGACCTCCTTCCCCCAGAGCACCGCCGTCGGATCCACCTCCTCTGCTGCCGTGGGCACTGAGCTcagtgtgcagggacagcccatctCTGGCGGATTTGGTGGCTTTGGTGGCTTTGGCTATGGCCGTGGATTTGGCTACGGGCTGGGAGGCCTGGGCTGCTATGGCAGAAGGGGCTATGGCTACATCTGCTAA